A single window of Opitutaceae bacterium DNA harbors:
- a CDS encoding TlpA family protein disulfide reductase: protein MKLAALMFLLQAAACVLSAQGASIAVPAIDPAATAIWQQHIEGMGARGEAGAPVNFDQISGKALEFFEKYPDERRVGGILYNLLNCGDWMQGDRAAELRSGWLKHLDETLADALANHSWPDNVWAGLNWVAGRNRMAIDVDARGQPDLKVLAARIATVAGRAPASPYRTFLEQAMVHALEKQEPARLEPYLNTLAASEIPDLAALGSGQLAILDLRRNPMELSFTALDGRKFDLRDLRGKVVLIDCWATWCVPCVKELPNIKEALAKWGASGFEVVGITFDKIADKSKLEKFIADEKLTWPQWFNEKGGSHPFGKRFNIRSIPATFLLDRDGRLITTETHGELLETALARVMTR, encoded by the coding sequence ATGAAACTCGCGGCGCTCATGTTTCTCCTGCAGGCGGCGGCTTGCGTCTTGTCGGCGCAGGGGGCCTCTATCGCAGTGCCGGCCATTGATCCCGCGGCGACGGCCATCTGGCAGCAGCACATTGAGGGCATGGGTGCGCGAGGCGAAGCTGGTGCGCCCGTGAATTTCGACCAGATCAGTGGCAAGGCCCTGGAATTCTTCGAGAAGTACCCGGATGAGAGGCGCGTCGGAGGCATCCTTTACAACCTTCTCAACTGCGGTGACTGGATGCAGGGGGACCGTGCTGCCGAACTCCGCAGCGGCTGGCTGAAGCACCTGGATGAAACACTGGCGGATGCTCTCGCGAATCATTCCTGGCCGGACAACGTTTGGGCGGGGTTGAACTGGGTTGCCGGACGAAACCGCATGGCCATCGACGTCGATGCCCGCGGCCAGCCTGATCTGAAGGTGCTGGCTGCGCGAATCGCGACCGTGGCCGGACGTGCGCCGGCCTCACCGTATCGGACATTTCTCGAACAGGCGATGGTCCACGCCTTGGAAAAGCAAGAACCCGCCCGTCTGGAACCCTACCTCAATACACTGGCCGCAAGCGAGATTCCGGACCTTGCCGCGCTGGGCAGCGGGCAACTGGCGATCCTTGATCTCAGGAGAAATCCGATGGAGCTCAGCTTTACCGCGCTCGACGGACGAAAGTTCGATCTCAGGGATCTGCGCGGCAAGGTGGTCCTGATCGACTGCTGGGCCACCTGGTGCGTGCCATGCGTCAAGGAGCTTCCCAACATCAAGGAGGCGCTGGCAAAATGGGGTGCCAGCGGCTTTGAGGTTGTTGGGATCACCTTCGACAAGATAGCCGACAAGTCGAAGCTGGAAAAATTCATCGCCGATGAAAAGCTGACCTGGCCCCAGTGGTTCAACGAAAAGGGAGGCTCCCATCCTTTCGGCAAGAGGTTCAACATCCGCAGTATTCCCGCGACCTTTCTTCTCGATCGGGACGGCCGCCTGATCACCACCGAGACGCACGGGGAACTCCTTGAGACCGCGCTTGCACGAGTCATGACCCGATGA
- a CDS encoding amidohydrolase family protein: protein MLFDVNCFLGTWPFSLVPEMSAGQLVRHLARAGVGQAAVSPLAAVFQPEPMPANEALFAALRGKRALAPLPVINPVLANWKEQLEACAAAPGVRAVRLYSNYHNYRLTSAAMRPIVDALTARGLRLVITARLEDERHRYFALKIKGVPVAEIAAFLGSNPGLSPLITGLSVTEALELAALRENFHADIAYQENVALAAMLRGKIAASRLMFGSLTPLVSAAAQAGKLSEPGFTAQERRRIGSGNAARFFS, encoded by the coding sequence ATGCTTTTCGACGTCAATTGCTTCCTCGGAACCTGGCCCTTTTCGCTCGTTCCGGAAATGAGTGCGGGGCAGCTTGTGCGACACCTTGCGCGGGCGGGCGTTGGACAGGCGGCGGTTTCCCCGCTTGCCGCGGTGTTCCAGCCCGAGCCCATGCCGGCCAATGAGGCGCTTTTCGCAGCGTTGCGAGGAAAGCGCGCCCTGGCGCCGCTGCCCGTGATCAATCCGGTTCTCGCCAACTGGAAGGAACAGCTCGAGGCGTGCGCAGCAGCACCCGGCGTGCGCGCGGTGCGCCTGTATTCGAACTACCACAACTACCGTCTGACCTCCGCCGCGATGCGCCCGATCGTGGATGCTCTCACTGCGCGCGGTCTGCGTCTCGTGATCACCGCGAGGCTTGAGGATGAGCGCCACCGGTATTTCGCCCTGAAGATCAAGGGCGTGCCCGTCGCCGAGATCGCGGCGTTTCTTGGGTCCAACCCCGGACTGTCTCCGCTCATCACAGGGCTGTCGGTGACCGAGGCCCTTGAACTGGCGGCGCTTCGCGAGAATTTCCATGCCGACATCGCGTATCAGGAAAACGTAGCCCTTGCCGCCATGCTGCGCGGCAAGATCGCCGCCTCGCGCCTGATGTTCGGCAGCCTGACCCCGCTTGTGTCGGCCGCCGCCCAGGCGGGCAAACTCTCCGAACCGGGCTTCACCGCGCAGGAGCGCCGCCGGATCGGCAGCGGCAACGCGGCGCGCTTTTTCTCCTGA
- a CDS encoding TetR/AcrR family transcriptional regulator → MNSDAEKVIRRRNPDRTKRRLLQAAIRLFSEKGYHGVSVDEIVAKAKSNKRMVYHYYGSKNDIYLAALVDVLGRLESVEFQAVVAKGRADQQLRDLLVAYFKFLDANPEFYRLLLWENLERGRHMARSASKLSKNPFTERFRLIIEDGVRQGIFRAPADIRHLLVNFIGLCFIYYSNYHSLKISVGLDMDSPKVREMRVTQVVDLAFHGLLRK, encoded by the coding sequence ATGAACAGCGATGCCGAGAAAGTCATTCGCCGCCGCAACCCGGACCGCACGAAGCGGCGTCTGCTGCAGGCTGCGATCCGGTTGTTCTCGGAGAAGGGGTATCATGGCGTCTCCGTCGACGAAATCGTGGCGAAGGCGAAATCCAACAAGCGGATGGTGTACCACTACTATGGGTCCAAGAATGACATCTACCTCGCGGCGCTGGTGGATGTGCTCGGTCGCCTGGAGTCGGTCGAATTTCAGGCGGTGGTGGCGAAGGGGCGCGCAGACCAGCAGTTGAGGGACCTGCTCGTCGCCTACTTCAAGTTCCTCGACGCCAACCCGGAATTCTACCGGCTGCTCCTGTGGGAGAACCTTGAGCGCGGCCGGCACATGGCGCGCAGCGCCTCGAAGCTTTCGAAGAACCCTTTCACCGAGCGGTTTCGTCTCATCATCGAGGACGGTGTCCGGCAGGGAATCTTTCGCGCTCCCGCCGACATCAGGCACCTGCTGGTGAACTTCATCGGCCTGTGCTTCATCTACTATTCGAACTACCATTCGCTGAAAATCAGCGTGGGGCTCGACATGGACAGCCCAAAGGTGCGCGAGATGCGCGTCACCCAGGTCGTCGACCTCGCATTCCACGGATTGCTGAGAAAATAG
- a CDS encoding TonB-dependent receptor codes for MNIETMPPAGWRINWRLFIALSAICAGGAAMAQTDRTSRSIELEKFEVSASKIGGLNNQTILRTDERAPLAYDVLTREEIERRGVTTLEELFRVSPQTSDYGSVSLQGSAGNPQIVGGLTYQNSEVKLRGFSSLQTTVLVNGRRLQRGNLSAGPDLNRIPVSSIERIEILPSSASAIYGGGAIGGAINIVLRREYSGGEASATVGTSTDGGASRYEFSYFQGLNFNQGRTQLSFTLTYQHSDPLLNEDRNFLKNALARYPANTTATVGGQSVFENYIIQGFNGMPGTILLTSTTGILPIPGASNARFAAIPAGQDGASLTPSSFTGSAGTASLGNRFGRSVIYRPEDRYAFMSQFEHELFKDRLSVYAEADVSYFRSDYSGPQSLASISLSATDPINPFRTGVTPGFVGVPVRVFYDPVDLPDPSLFQERQGARTVLGVKGKLSDRWEWSLDGTGEYGRSHSTGTNPTQNLNTFLTSTSTIGLTLAQRRAIYNPLADHVTFPRYEQIKDFLHYSRAYTYYNYLSQVNARVVGEVFDLPAGPIKISPGAEMIWGKYRTHQTINVSPTALANLPVAGNSNSVVVQSRRTESVFLESVVPLVGPKWRPLPVDSIDLNLGVRWEGTDDSTDETSPIAALVVAPTKDVALRVSYAEGFFPPDQSSYENPRVVTDAITPFTDPARGNLLYNYPHSERAGGNPDLKPETSTAWNYGVILTPRAVPGLQLTVDFWEIEKINAIVSPGGPSNILASPDSYPGRIERAAPTPDDIAKGWLGQVTMVDYRPVNVGFTKTNGIDVKASYRRSFDRVGTFTATTNTTWTESFRDQVLPVNPIVERAGSSGNPLKWKSISTLFWDRGPWTAGVTASYIGSYVAASTRPSPAFPTGNGLDGARIPSAILWDALVAYQFPATNASDHTWRRWLENTKVTLSVRNVLNKEPAFRTDIYSYYSRYEDPRQRYVTFTLKKSF; via the coding sequence ATGAATATCGAAACAATGCCGCCAGCCGGCTGGAGGATCAACTGGCGTCTTTTCATTGCTCTTTCGGCGATATGCGCCGGGGGTGCCGCCATGGCTCAGACCGATCGAACCAGCCGGTCGATTGAACTCGAGAAGTTTGAGGTTTCCGCATCAAAGATCGGCGGTCTCAACAACCAGACCATTCTCCGCACCGACGAACGGGCACCCCTGGCCTACGACGTCTTGACGCGGGAGGAGATTGAGCGGCGTGGCGTCACAACGCTCGAGGAGCTTTTCCGTGTGTCGCCACAGACCTCCGACTACGGCAGTGTTTCCCTGCAGGGCTCGGCGGGAAACCCTCAGATTGTCGGTGGTCTCACCTACCAGAATTCCGAGGTCAAGCTGAGGGGCTTCTCCTCGCTGCAGACTACGGTCCTCGTCAATGGGCGTCGCCTTCAGCGCGGCAATCTGTCCGCCGGCCCCGACCTCAACCGCATCCCAGTCTCCTCCATCGAGCGAATCGAGATCCTCCCGTCATCCGCCTCGGCGATTTACGGAGGCGGCGCGATTGGCGGCGCGATCAACATCGTGCTGCGCAGGGAATACTCGGGCGGCGAGGCGAGCGCCACGGTGGGGACGAGCACGGATGGCGGTGCGTCCCGTTACGAGTTTTCCTATTTTCAAGGACTCAATTTCAACCAGGGCCGGACCCAGCTCTCCTTCACGCTCACCTACCAGCACAGCGACCCGCTCTTGAATGAGGACAGGAACTTCCTGAAAAACGCGCTCGCCCGATATCCGGCCAACACCACGGCGACCGTCGGCGGGCAGTCCGTTTTTGAGAACTACATCATTCAGGGATTCAATGGCATGCCCGGAACGATCCTGCTTACGTCCACAACCGGCATCCTGCCGATACCAGGGGCTTCAAACGCCCGGTTTGCGGCAATACCGGCGGGTCAGGACGGTGCGTCGCTGACACCGTCCTCCTTCACCGGAAGCGCGGGAACGGCCAGTTTGGGAAATCGTTTTGGTCGCTCCGTCATCTATCGCCCGGAGGATCGCTACGCGTTCATGTCGCAGTTCGAGCATGAGCTTTTCAAGGACAGGCTTTCCGTCTACGCAGAGGCCGATGTCTCGTATTTCCGATCCGACTACAGCGGACCGCAATCACTGGCAAGCATCTCCCTGTCCGCCACCGATCCCATCAATCCCTTTCGGACGGGGGTGACTCCCGGCTTCGTGGGCGTACCTGTGAGAGTTTTCTACGATCCGGTTGACCTGCCCGATCCCAGCCTCTTTCAGGAGCGACAGGGCGCGCGGACGGTCCTTGGAGTCAAGGGCAAGCTGTCTGATCGCTGGGAGTGGTCGCTGGACGGCACCGGAGAGTATGGGCGCAGTCACTCGACCGGCACGAATCCAACCCAGAATCTCAACACGTTTCTCACGAGCACCTCGACGATTGGCCTCACGCTCGCGCAGCGCCGCGCGATCTACAATCCGCTCGCCGATCATGTGACATTTCCACGCTACGAGCAGATCAAGGATTTCCTCCACTACAGCCGGGCCTACACGTACTACAACTACCTGTCGCAGGTTAACGCCCGTGTCGTGGGAGAGGTGTTCGACCTGCCGGCGGGACCGATCAAGATCTCGCCAGGTGCCGAAATGATCTGGGGCAAGTACCGCACGCATCAGACAATCAATGTGAGTCCTACCGCTCTGGCCAATCTGCCGGTGGCGGGAAACAGCAACTCGGTCGTCGTCCAGTCCCGCCGCACGGAATCAGTGTTCCTCGAAAGCGTGGTTCCGCTGGTTGGCCCCAAATGGCGTCCGCTGCCGGTCGACTCGATAGATCTCAACCTCGGCGTCCGCTGGGAGGGCACGGATGACTCTACGGATGAAACCAGCCCAATCGCCGCCCTGGTTGTCGCGCCCACCAAGGATGTCGCCCTCAGGGTTTCCTATGCGGAGGGATTTTTTCCACCCGACCAGTCCAGCTATGAAAACCCCCGTGTGGTCACCGATGCCATCACGCCCTTCACCGATCCCGCTCGCGGCAATCTCCTCTACAACTATCCCCACTCGGAACGTGCGGGAGGAAACCCCGACCTCAAGCCTGAGACCTCCACGGCATGGAACTACGGCGTGATTCTGACCCCGCGGGCCGTTCCCGGACTGCAGCTCACGGTGGATTTCTGGGAGATCGAAAAGATCAACGCGATCGTTTCACCCGGAGGCCCAAGCAACATTCTCGCAAGTCCGGATTCCTATCCGGGCCGCATTGAACGCGCGGCTCCAACTCCGGACGACATCGCGAAGGGATGGTTGGGGCAGGTGACGATGGTTGACTATCGTCCGGTCAACGTGGGCTTCACCAAGACCAATGGCATTGACGTGAAGGCATCCTATCGCCGCAGTTTCGATCGCGTCGGCACGTTTACGGCGACAACGAACACCACTTGGACCGAGTCCTTCCGCGATCAGGTCCTGCCGGTGAATCCGATCGTCGAACGAGCCGGCAGCTCAGGCAATCCTCTCAAGTGGAAATCCATCTCCACCCTGTTCTGGGATCGCGGACCCTGGACCGCAGGGGTCACGGCGAGCTACATTGGTTCCTATGTCGCAGCCAGTACAAGACCCTCACCTGCCTTTCCCACCGGAAACGGCCTGGACGGTGCCCGCATTCCCTCCGCGATTCTTTGGGACGCGCTTGTCGCCTACCAGTTTCCCGCGACCAACGCCTCCGACCACACCTGGCGGCGCTGGCTGGAAAATACGAAGGTCACGCTGTCAGTTCGCAATGTGCTCAACAAGGAGCCCGCATTCCGCACCGACATCTATTCGTACTACAGCCGGTATGAGGACCCGCGCCAGCGCTACGTGACGTTCACGCTCAAGAAGTCATTCTGA
- a CDS encoding amidohydrolase family protein has protein sequence MRIIDAHTHPVMFKHGLTRPEVDWLVRHGRALGVEKMIGLGDVLLYGRNFTAGQVAEVNDDSAKVQAMYPGYFRFFCFLNPRLGEKAVMTEVERCVEGHGFIGIKLEICNNARDACMAPVMEAARRWNLVVLQHSWSQTNIRQRSFHTDPADTATLARRHPDVPIIMAHLTGCGVRGILEVKDLDNVTIDTSGGLADEGLLEYAVEHLGSHRIIHGSDLPGRAIGVSIQRVTGARLSAADKERILFSNAARLLNLA, from the coding sequence ATGCGCATTATAGACGCCCACACGCATCCGGTCATGTTCAAGCACGGCCTGACCAGGCCTGAGGTCGACTGGCTCGTGCGCCACGGACGCGCGCTCGGCGTCGAAAAGATGATCGGCCTCGGGGATGTGCTTCTGTATGGGCGCAATTTCACCGCCGGGCAGGTTGCCGAGGTCAACGACGACTCGGCGAAGGTGCAGGCGATGTATCCCGGCTACTTCCGGTTTTTCTGCTTCCTGAATCCGCGGCTGGGTGAAAAGGCCGTCATGACCGAGGTGGAGCGCTGCGTCGAAGGGCACGGCTTCATCGGCATCAAGCTCGAGATCTGCAATAATGCGCGCGACGCCTGCATGGCGCCCGTGATGGAGGCGGCGCGCCGCTGGAATCTCGTCGTGCTGCAGCACAGCTGGAGCCAGACGAACATCCGTCAGCGCAGTTTCCACACGGATCCCGCGGACACCGCCACGCTGGCGCGGCGGCATCCGGACGTGCCGATCATCATGGCGCATCTCACGGGCTGCGGTGTTCGCGGGATACTCGAGGTGAAGGACCTCGACAACGTGACGATCGACACCTCCGGCGGACTGGCGGATGAGGGGCTGCTCGAGTACGCGGTGGAGCATCTCGGCTCCCATCGCATCATCCATGGCTCGGACCTGCCAGGTCGCGCGATCGGTGTTTCCATTCAACGCGTGACGGGTGCGCGGCTTTCCGCGGCGGACAAGGAACGCATCCTCTTCAGCAACGCAGCTCGGCTGCTCAATCTCGCCTGA
- a CDS encoding DegT/DnrJ/EryC1/StrS family aminotransferase, which translates to MPIVDEPFPRPTRWGEPELARLTTMLGQTSLFYWKGPQTAALLEEFHKLYPFRFLAPCSSGTASLHIALAALRLRPGDEVIVPPITDMGSVIGVLYQQAVPVFADLDPGTYNLDPAAVRNAITSRTRAIMVVHLAGNPCDMRAILPLAREHRLAVIEDCAQAWGAEHEGRPVGSFGDFGCYSFNDYKHISCGDGGMVGTQSEQYGVSLGKWGDKSYDRVAGERDIALLRDPADLAPNYRITEPQAAIAAAQLPKLGGIVTRRIQIATRLNEALGAIPGIQPPVTRPGDKHSFWFYLFRLELERFRGGQAGFAEALRAEGVNLSAGYLPKPLYGYRVFQNHNFFGGAWPVRDFGLTRMDYRQVRCPVAEAILGDSILLYMNEAFSDGYVAKLIRAVESVARRLTR; encoded by the coding sequence ATGCCGATCGTCGATGAGCCGTTTCCGCGTCCCACCCGCTGGGGCGAACCCGAGCTCGCCAGGCTGACCACGATGCTGGGGCAGACCTCCCTGTTTTATTGGAAGGGGCCCCAGACCGCCGCGCTGCTGGAGGAATTTCACAAACTTTATCCGTTCAGGTTTCTCGCTCCCTGTTCCTCAGGGACCGCATCGCTGCACATCGCACTTGCGGCCCTGCGCCTCCGGCCCGGCGACGAGGTGATTGTCCCGCCAATCACGGACATGGGATCCGTCATCGGGGTGCTCTACCAGCAGGCCGTGCCGGTTTTTGCGGACCTCGATCCGGGAACGTACAATCTGGATCCCGCGGCCGTTCGGAATGCCATCACCTCAAGGACGCGGGCGATCATGGTGGTGCATCTGGCGGGAAATCCCTGCGACATGCGTGCAATCCTGCCGCTTGCCCGGGAACACCGGCTGGCGGTCATCGAGGACTGCGCCCAGGCGTGGGGTGCCGAGCATGAAGGACGTCCGGTCGGTTCGTTCGGCGATTTCGGCTGCTACTCCTTCAACGACTACAAACACATCAGTTGCGGCGACGGCGGCATGGTGGGAACGCAGTCCGAGCAGTATGGCGTGAGTCTTGGAAAATGGGGGGACAAGTCATACGATCGTGTCGCCGGCGAGAGAGACATCGCCCTGCTGCGGGATCCCGCCGACCTTGCGCCCAACTACCGAATCACCGAGCCGCAGGCGGCTATTGCAGCGGCACAATTGCCCAAGCTTGGAGGCATTGTCACACGGCGCATCCAAATCGCAACGCGCCTGAACGAGGCGCTCGGTGCCATCCCCGGAATCCAGCCGCCGGTGACGAGGCCCGGTGACAAGCACAGTTTCTGGTTTTATCTGTTTCGCCTCGAATTGGAACGCTTTCGTGGCGGTCAGGCCGGATTTGCGGAAGCGCTGCGTGCGGAAGGAGTCAATCTTTCGGCCGGGTACCTGCCAAAACCGTTGTACGGCTACCGCGTTTTCCAGAATCACAATTTCTTTGGCGGCGCCTGGCCGGTGCGGGATTTCGGGCTGACACGCATGGATTACAGGCAGGTCAGGTGTCCGGTTGCCGAGGCGATTCTCGGCGACAGCATCCTGCTTTACATGAACGAGGCGTTTTCGGACGGGTATGTTGCCAAGCTGATTCGCGCGGTTGAATCCGTCGCGCGGCGACTGACTCGCTGA